CGCTCACGCCGCGCGACTGGAGCATCCTGATGACGATCGCGGCCCTGCTGGGCCCGGTCATCCTGTTCGTGCAGGACGTGCGCGGACAGCTCACCGACGGCCCGGGCCAGACGGCGGTCGCGCTGGTGCTGTTCACGTCCGTGGCCGCGCGCCTGGCTCTGGCGATGTGGGAGGGGCTGCGCTCCACGGCGACCGAGCGGACGCTGCGCCGGACCGGGACGCTGCTGCTGTCGGCCGGGAGCCTCGCCGAGGTCGCCGCGGGACTCGCGCGCGCCGGCGCCGAGCTGACCGCGTCACGCATCGACACCGACGTGGTGCTGCTCCTCGACCACCGGCCGGACGGGTCCCGCGGCAAAGGTTCGACGGCTGATCTGGGCGGTTGGCGAACGGTGACGATGTACCCGTTGGCCACCGGAACCGCCGGGCACGAGCGGACCATCGGGACGATGATCGCCGCATCGAACCGGGCGTCACTGTCCGCGCTGGACGGCCCGCTGCGCATCCTGGCAGACCAGACGGCGCTCGCCATCGACCGGCTCAAGTCGCAGCGCGAGCTGCGCCAGCACGAGAAGGAGGCGTACTTCCGCACGCTGGTGCAGAACACGTCCGACGTGATCTTCGTCGTGGAGGCCGACGGGACGATCCGCTACGCCAGCCCGTCCGCGGCGCGGATGCTCGGCCCGCGGGCCGCGCCCGGGGTCCATCTGGCCGAGCTGGCCGCCGCGGGAGCCGAGGACACCGTGCGCGACCTGCTCGCCAGCCCGCACGCGGGTCCGATCGACCTTCGCTTCACCGCCGCGGACGGGTCCGTCGTGGACAGCGAGACGCGCTGCGCCGACCTGCGGCACGAGCCGACGGTCGGCGCGTTGGCCATCACCTTGCACGACGTCACCGAGCAGCGCCGACTGCTGGCCCGGCTGCAGGACCTGGCCCACGAGGATCCGCTCAGCGGCCTGGCCAACCGGCGCCGCTTCCTCGAAGCCGTGGACGAGGCGCTCGCGCCCGAGAACGCCGGCGATCGGCCGGTCGCCGTGATGATGCTGGACGTCGACGACTTCAAGCAGGTCAACGACACTTTGGGACACGCGGCCGGCGACGAGCTGATCCAACGGATCGCGCTCCGGCTGGAGTCCTCCGTGCGGGCCGCGGACACCGTGGCGCGGCTCGGCGGCGACGAATTCGCCGTGCTGGTCACCACGGCCCATCACGTCGCAGAGCTCGAACAGCTGGCCGACCGGATCGTCACCTCGTTCCGGGAGCCGGTGGTGCTCGACTCGGGGCCGCTGACGACGTCCGTCAGCGGCGGGCTGGCCGTGGTCACGGCCCCGTTCCGCACCCACGAACTGCTGCGCCGAGCCGACATCGCGCTCTACACCGCGAAGGGCGCCGGGAAGCGGCAGTGGCGCCGACACGGGGCTTGAGATCCTGCGTGAGCAGGGTCCTTATTCGCCGGAGCCCTTGGCCAGCAAGACCTGGGCGAGCATGCCGAGCGTGGTCCAGTCGGCGGAACGGCTGCGCAGGATCTCGCCGAACGTGGTCACCTCGACCCAGGTGCGCTCCTCGACCCCGTCGCCGTGTGCGCATTGTTGAAGGCTGACAAGCTCGGCCAACTCCGCCTCGTCGATCCGCGCCGAGAACAGGTGCACCTGGTGGATGGACAGCGTCGCTACGGCCTGACGGCTGCCGTGCGAGGTGAGCCGGTCGGCGTCGAGCACGAAACCGGTCTCCTCGGCCAGTTCCGCGGCGGCTTGCGCGCGGTGCCCGGGCTCCGTGCCCGAGCCGCTCGGCAGTTCGTGCACGTAGCCGTCGGCCGTCGCCCCGGGGCTGCGGAACTCGCGGATGAGCACCACGACCGTCTCGTCCAGCGTGGGGCCCGGGCGGTAAAGCGCCACGGCGCTGACGTCGGGGCGCGCGACGAGGACTTCGTTCTCCTTGACCCGGTTCTCCGCGGTGACGAAGACCGCCACGCTCAGCACCCAGAGAATCGGCAGGTTCTCGGGGCCGGCTCGCAGCTCCCACGCGAGCCGTGCGGCGCGCAGGACGTTGCCGGCGCGCAGCTGAGCGGCGTACCAGCGCTGGAAGCCCTCCGTCCGCCAGATCTCCGCGGGCACGCCGGGCACGCTCGGTACGTCCGAGGGCGCCGGAGGGGTCGTCGGCGGCATGCTAGGCGGGCCGGGCCTGGTCGAGGCAGCGTTTGACCCGCCGCGCGTACTCGTCGAAGCTCTCCTCTTCGCGCCAGGTCTCGTACGCGGTGATCATCGCGGCCATGGCCAGATTCGTCTGCAGGATCGCGGACGTCTCGTCGGTCCCGGCGGCGCGGGCGAGGGCCCAGGCGCGCAGGTCCGTGACGAACTGTTCGCCGGTGATCTTCGAGGACTGGGCCAGGGCGGGCGAGGCGGCCTTGAGCCGGCGCTGCCAACGCCGGCTACGGCCTGTTCGGCATGATCGAGGAGATCACCGAGCAGCACTTGCGCGACCAGATCGAGACGAACCTGTTCGGCGCGTTCTTCGTCACCCGGGCCGTCCTGCCGATCCTGCGCGCCCAGGGCGCCGGCCACCTCGTCCAGATCTCCACGATCGGCGGCATCGCCGCGTTCCCCTCGCTCGGCGGATACCACGCCTCGAAGTGGGCCCTCGAAGGGCTCAGCGAGGCACTCTCCCAGGAACTCGCCGGGACCGGCGTCAAGGTCACCCTGGTCGAGCCGGGCGGGTTCGCCACCGACTGGGGCGGTTCCTCCGCCGTCCACGCCACCCCGAACCCGGCCTACGACCACATCCGCGAGGCGATGGCGGCCCGCGCCGGCGGGGCCCAGTACGGCGACCCGGCCGCCGCCGGCTCGGCCCTGCTGCAGATCGTCGACGCCGAGAACCCGCCGCTGCGCGTGCTCTTCGGATCGCAGCCCACGCAGATCGTCCAGCACGTCTACGCCCAGCGGCTGCAGACCTGGGCCGACTGGGAGCACGTCTCCCACGCCGCGCAGGGCTGAGCGTTGCCAGGGGCCTGCGCGCACCACACGCCGCAGGCCCCGTCAGGCCGCCGACGTCGTCATCGCTGGATGAAAGGGGTTCTGGCCGACCTCGCGTCCTTGGCCGCCATCCGCGCCCCGCGCACCGCCATGCGGACCGCCCTCGGCCACAGCTGCCAGGTGAGCGGCTGCACCAGCAGCGGAACCGCCGCAGCGGCGAGAAGCCACAGGCTCCACCCGGCATAGGAGCTGTAGTGCGCCGAGTCCGTCGCAGGGTTCGTCGTGTCGTACTCGTCCGACCACTCGAAGTGGGCATAGCTGGCCACCCACAGCAGCGCCAGCGACGCGTACGCGAGCAGGATCGTCGCGCGGAAGTGCACCCGCGTGTGCAACCGGCGCAAGCGCAGGGCCTGCGGCCCGAACGCGTCGCGCGGGCCGCCGCCGCGTCGCCACGCCGGGATCGTCACCGCCGTCCACATCAGCGCGAGCGCCGGGATCGCCCACAGGTTGCCCGAGTCCACGTCCGCGTCGCCGATCAACGCCAGCAACACGACCGCGCCTACCAGGCAGGCGATCGAGGGCGACGCGCGCCGCAACCGCCCACGCTTGCGCTCACTCAGTTCCCCGCCGAACGAACCCAACCCGCCATCCGAGTCCCACATGTGCCGGCCCCTTCTTCCTCCACCTTCGACAGTAGCGGGCCCGGACGCCTCACTCCATCGCACCAGCGGAAGTTTGACGCCGCATCAGCCGAGGCAGACCTGCACCCGGCAGGTGAAAGCGCATGAGAACCCGAGGCGACACGCGGATGACGAACCGGCTCAGCTATCGACGACGAGGCCGCGCCGCGCTCGCGACGGCCGTCGTGGCGGCGGCCGCCACGGCCGCAGGCCTGCTGGCCGCGGCCGGGTGTTCGTCCAGCTCGCCCGCGACGAATCCGCTGACCGGCCAGGGCTCCGGCGGCCACGTCCTCGCCGCGAAGATCGACAACGTCGGCGCGGCGCAGACCCAGCTCTCCGGACTGAACTCCGCGGATCTCGTCTACGTCATCCAGGTCGAGGGCGGTCTGAGCCGCTACCTGGCCGTGTTCGACAGCTCGACCGCGCCGGACGTCCGGGTCGGGCCGCTGCGCAGCGCGCGGCAGACGGACATCCCGCTGCTCGCGCCGTTCGGCCGGGTCGGGCTCGCCTACACCGGCGCGATCTCCGGCCTGCTGCCCGAGCTCGCCGCGGCGAACCTGCAGAACATCACCCCGGCGGTCGCGCCGAAGCTGTTCAGCAACGGCGGCTCCTCCCCCACCTACCTCCAGACCTCCGCGGTCTTCTCCGCGTACCCGAACCTCGCCGAGACCCAGAACGTGGGCTTCCAGTTCGGCGCCGCGCCGGACGGCGGGCAGCCGGCCGCCTCCGCGGCGGCGCAGCTGCCCGGCGCCTCGTTCGCCTTCACCGCCTCCGGGCAGAAGTGGCTGGTGAGTGTGGACGGGCGCGCGGCGACGAGTTCCGGGCAGGGGCGCCTGAGCGCGGACAACGTGATCATCCAGCATGTCCACGTCGTCGCCGGCAAGTTCACCGACCACAACGCCGGGCACGCCGACAACGAGGTCTTCTCCCAGACCACCGGCTCGGGCCAGGCCGACTTCTACCGCGGCGGCCAGGTCTGGCACGGTCAGTGGTCCAAGGCGGGCGACACCTCGCCCACGGACTACACGGTCGGGGGCGCCACCATGCTCCTGGCGCCCGGCCGGACCTGGATCGTGCTCGAAGGCAGCTGAGCCGCCGAAGGCCCGAAGAGCTCCAGGGAACGCGAGCGCGGGCCGACGTGAACTCGGGCCGCGCCCCACCCTCGATGCTCAGCGGCGGCGGCCCTGATCCCGCCGGCCGGCCACGCGTCGCCATCCCTGCCCGGGCAGCGGCTGCGCTGTCGCGAGGCCGACGCCCCGGGAGCCGACCGGATCCCGCGTGGCCCGGGGGAAGTCGTCCCGGCTGACGAAGTGCGAGAACTCCAGGCTCACGAGCTTCCGCGCCGAGATGACGACGAAGCCCACACCCGTCAGCTCTCGCAGAGCCGTCTCACCGGCTTCCCGAACCAAGATGGGCTGGGAAAGGACGAGTTCGCGATCCTGCGTCTCCTCCACGAGATCGTTGAGCGACAAGAGCGGCCCGCTCAGGAAGCGCCCGTCTTCAAGGTGGCACCCGACGTACACGCAGACCTTGTACTTCGTGTCGTCGAATTGCCGCATCACTTTGGCCCAGGCCGATTGCGCCGGTGGTTCGACTTCTGCGAAACGCTGTAGTGACCGCACCACGCCATGACGCAGTCTTCCGTGCGCCGAAACGAATCCGAGGACACAGGCCACTGCGACGTAACCGAAGAGCCATTCGACGATCAGCTTGTCGTGAGCCAGCCAGTACGCGTTCCCCGCCTTGAACCAGTTCGTCAGGCTGGGTGTCTGACGCGGCGCCCAGAGCCTGACCGGGAGGAACAGGAGCAGGACCACGGCGTCGCACAGCAGGCTCGCGGTGACGATCTGCACCGCTTCCCGGAGCGGGGACTGGTCCGCCCTGCTGGCGAACTGCTCCTGCCGCAGGTTGTACACGAAGCCCGGCAGCAGCAGCACCGCGAACGCGACGAGACCGGCGAAAGTGCTCGGCAGCATCGGCTCTCTCGATCATCCCTGAGGCAGGTTGGGCCCGCGTCCACGCTTCCCGAACGCCCGCAGGATCGCGTTCGACGGCGGCGTGGCCGGCTTCACCTTCCTGGTCGGATCGGTCGGCGACGGCGTCTTCGGAACCACCGGCAGCGGCTGCGGCGGATTCTTCGGCTGTTTCTGGCCGCCGTTGGTGGCTCCGTCGGCGGCCTGCGCCGCCGCCGCGGCGGCTTGCGGCCTCTTGCGCCGGCCGAACACGCCGTTTCCCTCTTCGGACATCGATCCCCTCCTTGCTCCGCGGACTGCGCAAACCCACCTTGCGGAACGAACCCCCGGCAGCGAGTTACTCATACCCTCCGGCGCGGCACGGTACTCTCGCTCGCGGCTCAGTCGATTTCGACGCCTGATCTGCGGGAACGTATTCCGATCAGCACGAGCGAGACCGCCGCGGCGATCAAGATGCTGATTCCGCCGACGAGCGCGCAGGTGTGCAGCGCGTCGGTGAAGCCGGCGTCGTATGCACCCAGCGCCTGCGCCGTGGCCCGCCGCGTGGAGAGCTGCAGGAACGCACCGGCCTGGATGCCGGCGCTCGAGACCATGCCCTGCACGGTGCCCTGGTCTATGGGGTTGAGGCCGGATGCGGCGAGGTGGCCGGGAAGCGCGGCCAGGGTGCGGTCGGACAGGAGAACGCCGAAGACGGCCGGCCCGAGCGCACTGCCGATCTGTCGCAGGGTGCTGTTGGCCGATCCCGACGGTGCCCGCGAACTGACACGGCACGCTGTCGACGGCGATCGTGGTCACTGGCGCCATGGCGAGGGCGATGCCGATGCCGAAGACCGCGATCACCAGCGCGGCCACGCCGGTGCCGGTGTCGGCCTTCAAACGGGTCACCAGCAGGGCGCCGCCGCCGGCGATGAGGAGCCCGGCGAACAGCAGCAGGCCCGCGCCGACGCGCCCGATCAGCCGCCCGACCAGGGGGCTGAGAAGCACCGTGAACCCGTTGAGCGCGACGAGCCGGACCCCGATGTCCCAGGCCGAGGCGCGGTGCACCAGCCCGAAGTACTCGCTGAGCGCGAACACCAGCCCGACCTGAGCCGCGAGCAGCACGGCCATGATCGGGGAGTTGATCACAGGCCGCAAACGTATTCGTGCTTTGCGTCAGCGACCTGAGTATCACGCGGTGAGGGCGCCCGGACACCGCTGCGCGTGCAAGCTAAGCTGCACACCCGTGTATCAGAGCTCGGATAACTCTTCCATCAGCGTGGCCGCCAGGCGCAGCACCTGGCGCTCGGTCTCGTTCAGTTCACGCAGCGCCTGAGCGAGCCAGCGGTCGCGGCCGGAGGCGTCGACGGCGAGGGCGCCGAGCCCGTCCGGGCTCAGCGAGAGGACGGACTGGCGCCGGTCGCGCTCGTCGCGCTCG
This genomic window from Actinospica robiniae DSM 44927 contains:
- a CDS encoding DUF3048 domain-containing protein, which translates into the protein MRTRGDTRMTNRLSYRRRGRAALATAVVAAAATAAGLLAAAGCSSSSPATNPLTGQGSGGHVLAAKIDNVGAAQTQLSGLNSADLVYVIQVEGGLSRYLAVFDSSTAPDVRVGPLRSARQTDIPLLAPFGRVGLAYTGAISGLLPELAAANLQNITPAVAPKLFSNGGSSPTYLQTSAVFSAYPNLAETQNVGFQFGAAPDGGQPAASAAAQLPGASFAFTASGQKWLVSVDGRAATSSGQGRLSADNVIIQHVHVVAGKFTDHNAGHADNEVFSQTTGSGQADFYRGGQVWHGQWSKAGDTSPTDYTVGGATMLLAPGRTWIVLEGS
- a CDS encoding sensor domain-containing diguanylate cyclase, whose translation is MGSRGGRLGRLSPHGGPISAAYLVLLVALTALASVPGTRSAATVALAAGAVVAAVVGACKLGRHHLWAGMLLVGALLAQLIGLILFLRDGGLTERPGTFPTVTDAWFIAALPLMIAALALLTVPGIERPWSAILDACIVAVALALLLWLALFDSVHPVWPSWQPKVIAFVYMLGYVAVLALSVLMMGSDTGRVRVGALFVIGSVGLVFGAFAVLPHPDPAPPAGTGVYVGFAVSRLAWSAAVLDPTLAPRDPAERRPALTPRDWSILMTIAALLGPVILFVQDVRGQLTDGPGQTAVALVLFTSVAARLALAMWEGLRSTATERTLRRTGTLLLSAGSLAEVAAGLARAGAELTASRIDTDVVLLLDHRPDGSRGKGSTADLGGWRTVTMYPLATGTAGHERTIGTMIAASNRASLSALDGPLRILADQTALAIDRLKSQRELRQHEKEAYFRTLVQNTSDVIFVVEADGTIRYASPSAARMLGPRAAPGVHLAELAAAGAEDTVRDLLASPHAGPIDLRFTAADGSVVDSETRCADLRHEPTVGALAITLHDVTEQRRLLARLQDLAHEDPLSGLANRRRFLEAVDEALAPENAGDRPVAVMMLDVDDFKQVNDTLGHAAGDELIQRIALRLESSVRAADTVARLGGDEFAVLVTTAHHVAELEQLADRIVTSFREPVVLDSGPLTTSVSGGLAVVTAPFRTHELLRRADIALYTAKGAGKRQWRRHGA
- a CDS encoding DUF6338 family protein — translated: MLPSTFAGLVAFAVLLLPGFVYNLRQEQFASRADQSPLREAVQIVTASLLCDAVVLLLFLPVRLWAPRQTPSLTNWFKAGNAYWLAHDKLIVEWLFGYVAVACVLGFVSAHGRLRHGVVRSLQRFAEVEPPAQSAWAKVMRQFDDTKYKVCVYVGCHLEDGRFLSGPLLSLNDLVEETQDRELVLSQPILVREAGETALRELTGVGFVVISARKLVSLEFSHFVSRDDFPRATRDPVGSRGVGLATAQPLPGQGWRRVAGRRDQGRRR